A region of Zeugodacus cucurbitae isolate PBARC_wt_2022May chromosome 5, idZeuCucr1.2, whole genome shotgun sequence DNA encodes the following proteins:
- the LOC105208638 gene encoding myb-binding protein 1A yields the protein MKVKSAKKAAKRDSPADDGVEVEKSSAPAAKVPKKIKLAANGVANGAAETTVAEKSTAEKTGNVVNKSIFQHFKELTNEEEDKRMKAALQLLQQLSKTKEAEKRQKELTYTLKRLVRGCGAATNASRAGFYTGLVALLKAFNEDEITLENIFSTMQKELNVGATVGNKDDADAVVGKILVCGALQQAGRLEHLQNNEHLERIINTLLQATKQRSYHASLAFALIIELVDKLTAKQFSDVVWPLLEIELQRAWPKQTLQTVHCLIAVQRKFSNVVNAKFLKAHFGNADLLNADSYAHFYRLFWEHNNMQQLTHPAFELFGAYIANSDNLKNFWVEQVDAGLEASNKLRELITLKVATDVFNSWQQAQDAAKKQVVVADLLSTNFMRLLVEGLKNLKQKKDETLKAFYDDFFEALVGCCTKLADDAQLVAVIRRLILPPGIFGIEKYTSTRVVHQLINALGATGVKALNLLYRDIFLGKQLKNADNASETWLNFERMNAGYMLQHLLAHKAVRQEYDWREQQLRFLLTCGIFHVTETAEVCKKEAASTFSNDFGEQCKNMLFTSMQSRLVDLKQEKQLLVKLVQYANERVEQKQAAKYFRIKQYNESLLKYWRQMYAAVSVAETGGKKKEKSKATKVAADNDKLEVVFQILLLNMGLQLFREPEMAGPAIEDLLKCMQRIKEKHKSKQKSKAGEKTADGESEEPEWIEVVVDLFLHLLSQNAIALRNIVNALFPHLCGSLNLTAVHQILAVLDMKDGHNPLSAHGEESDEDEDDEEESRDEENAAKLTNGKGDSGAATDSDADDDDDEDADDDDEDDDDDEDDDEDDDDEDEEATAADKLRNAVSQALMEHGGMPAAGDDDDDMASIDLNDMSEEQGRKLDEALAEAFKAMRKTGGGGAAAKKSKSHRVKVTTVMHFRIRVLDLLEIYLQQQPPLLIAIEIMLALYNMLPYCVGDELKPLQIKVEKVLQKLTTLKCDCADVQEDELVAFIRLIVEQKSPAAVFEAMNKMRNKCIIFLVNNANKITAECKKVLKLCQEYIKEFLQSRNPSVNITLLSDIFRLRWAGVWNLAVTLTCDGLNMKTRAFRRIQIFEILDVLYKNHDLQRSDVSSAKKHMGEIENVLCTHIKALATNTGAEVSPKEYSVLLQLLLQAQKTHQRLQLKSALADVTIGQAIQNMRADSSALLQRYCAAYKLPVVRNKEKQKLNGKVVKENVEVQNGLADKEEDETAEAVENGVVEEKKKRKRGTDNALRKLKKQKKEQRLQIASAGLNGGFAFVRPTEADEQSADESA from the exons ATGAAAGTTAAATCAGCTAAAAAGGCAGCGAAGCGTGATTCGCCTGCCGATGATGGTGTCGAAGTAGAAAAAAGTAGCGCACCAGCCGCAAAggtgccaaagaaaataaagttgGCGGCCAATGGTGTTGCAAATGGCGCTGCCGAAACGACTGTAGCAGAGAAATCAACAGCGGAAAAAACAGGCAACGTAGTCAATAAATCCATATTCCAACATTTCAAGGAGTTAACAAATGAGGAGGAAGATAAACGTATGAAAGCTGCTTTACAATTGCTACAACAACTAAGCAAAACTAAAGAAGCCGAGAAG CGTCAAAAGGAACTGACTTATACGTTGAAACGTTTAGTGCGTGGCTGTGGAGCTGCGACAAATGCGTCACGTGCAGGATTTTACACAGGATTGGTGGCGTTGCTCAAAGCGTTCAACGAAGATGAAATCACATTGGAGAATATTTTCAGCACAATGCAAAAAGAGTTGAATGTGGGCGCAACTGTGGGCAATAAG GACGACGCCGATGCCGTTGTTGGTAAAATATTAGTCTGCGGCGCTTTACAACAAGCTGGTCGATTGGAGCACTTGCAGAATAATGAGCATTTGGAGCGTATCATAAATACACTCTTGCAGGCAACAAAACAACGCAGCTATCATGCATCGCTTGCTTTTGCACTAATTATAGAATTAGTAGATAAG CTTACAGCAAAGCAATTTAGTGACGTAGTGTGGCCTTTGTTGGAAATTGAGTTGCAACGCGCTTGGCCGAAGCAAACACTACAAACAGTGCACTGTCTCATTGCCGTACAACGTAAATTTTCCAATGTCGTCAATGCCAAATTTTTAAAGGCACATTTCGGTAACGCCGATCTACTGAATGCCGATAGTTATGCACATTTCTATCGACTTTTCTGGGAACACAATAACATGCAACAGTTAACACATCCGGCTTTTGAGCTTTTCGGCGCTTACATAGCCAATAGTGACAATCTGAAAAATTTCTGGGTTGAACAAGTTGATGCGGGACTGGAAGCAAGCAATAAATTACGCGAGTTGATTACTCTTAAAGTCGCGACCGACGTTTTTAATAGTTGGCAACAAGCGCAGGACGCGGCGAAGAAGCAAGTGGTTGTTGCAGATTTATTAAGCACGAATTTTATGCGTTTGCTGGTCGAAGGGCTTAAAAAcctaaaacaaaagaaagatgAAACACTAAAAGCTTTCTACGACGATTTCTTCGAAGCTTTAGTCGGTTGTTGCACAAAACTTGCGGACGACGCACAATTAGTGGCCGTAATACGTCGTCTTATACTGCCGCCTGGCATTTTCGGTATTGAGAAGTATACGAGCACACGTGTGGTACATCAATTAATCAATGCTTTGGGTGCAACGGGTGTCAAGGCACTGAATTTACTCTATCGCGATATCTTTCTCGGAAAACAATTGAAGAATGCCGATAATGCCAGCGAAACATGGCTTAATTTCGAACGCATGAACGCCGGTTACATGTTGCAACACTTGCTGGCACACAAAGCCGTGCGGCAGGAGTACGATTGGCGCGAGCAGCAGTTACGTTTTCTGCTCACCTGTGGCATATTTCATGTTACTGAAACGGCTGAGGTGTGCAAGAAGGAAGCGGCATCCACTTTCAGCAATGATTTCGGTGAACAGTGTAAGAATATGTTATTCACAAGCATGCAGAGTCGTTTGGTCGATTTGAAGCAGGAAAAGCAGTTGCTCGTGAAATTGGTGCAATACGCTAATGAGCGTGTTGAACAGAAGCAAGCAGCGAAATATTTCCGCATCAAACAGTATAATGAATCGTTGCTTAAATACTGGCGGCAAATGTACGCAGCCGTAAGTGTTGCTGAGACGGGCGGTAAGAAAAAGGAGAAGTCTAAAGCAACGAAAGTGGCTGCTGATAATGATAAATTGGAAGtggttttccaaattttattgctAAATATGGGCTTACAGTTGTTCCGCGAACCGGAAATGGCGGGACCGGCCATAGAAGACTTGCTCAAGTGTATGCAGCGCATAAAAGAGAAACACAAGAGTAAGCAAAAGAGTAAGGCAGGCGAGAAAACAGCTGATGGCGAG aGTGAGGAACCAGAGTGGATTGAGGTTGTCGTGGATTTATTCCTGCATCTGCTCTCACAGAATGCTATTGCGCTGCGTAATATTGTGAATGCGCTATTCCCGCACTTATGTGGCAGTCTAAATCTGACAGCGGTGCACCAAATTTTAGCCGTACTCGACATGAAGGACGGTCACAATCCATTAAGTGCGCATGGTGAAGAGAGTGATGAGGATGAAGATGATGAAGAAGAGAGTAGAGACGAAGAAAATGCAGCGAAACTTACAAATGGCAAAGGTGACAGTGGCGCTGCTACCGATAGTGATGCTGACGACGATGACGATGAAGAtgcagatgatgatgatgaagatgacgatgatgatgaggatgacgatgaggacgatgatgatgaagacGAAGAAGCTACCGCTGCCGATAAGCTACGTAATGCCGTCTCTCAAGCGCTTATGGAGCATGGTGGCATGCCGGCAGCAGGCGACGATGACGATGATATGGCTTCTATCGACTTGAATGACATGAGTGAAGAGCAGGGTCGCAAATTGGACGAAGCGCTAGCCGAAGCTTTTAAAGCTATGCGCAAGACGGGTGGTGGCGGTGCAGCTGCGAAAAAATCAAAGAGTCATCGCGTCAAGGTCACCACAGTAATGCATTTCCGCATACGCGTGCTCGATCTACTCGAGATCTATTTGCAGCAACAACCGCCATTATTGATCGCCATCGAAATTATGTTGGCTCTGTATAATATGTTGCCTTATTGTGTGGGCGATGAGTTAAAGCCATTGCAAATCAAAGTGGAAAAAGTGTTGCAAAAGCTGACAACATTAAAGTGCGACTGTGCCGATGTGCAGGAAGATGAGTTGGTTGCATTTATACGCCTCATTGTAGAGCAGAAATCACCAGCAGCCGTATTTGAGGCAATGAATAAAATGCGCAACAAATGCATTATATTCCTGGTGAATAATGCGAATAAAATTACGGCGGAGTGTAAAAAAGTGTTGAAGCTGTGTCAAGAGTACATAAAAGAGTTCCTACAGTCGCGTAATCCCAGCGTGAATATCACGCTACTGTCTGATATTTTCCGTCTACGCTGGGCTGGTGTGTGGAACTTGGCTGTGACACTCACGTGTGACGGGCTCAATATGAAGACACGCGCTTTCCGTCGCATACAGATCTTTGAGATACTCGATGTGCTCTATAAAAATCACGATTTGCAACGCTCTGACGTGTCCAGCGCCAAGAAACACATGGGCGAGATTGAAAATGTGCTCTGTACTCATATTAAAGCGCTAGCTACTAACACCGGCGCTGAGGTATCACCAAAAGAGTACAGCGTGTTGTTGCAACTACTGCTACAGGCGCAGAAGACACATCAAAGGTTACAACTGAAATCGGCGTTGGCTGATGTAACAATTGGACAAGCGATACAAAATATGCGCGCGGACTCCTCGGCGCTATTGCAACGCTATTGTGCTGCATACAAGTTGCCAGTAGTGCggaataaagaaaaacaaaagctcAATGGAAAAGTCGTTAAAGAAAACGTCGAAGTGCAGAATGGACTTGCTGACAAGGAAGAAGATGAAACAGCGGAGGCAGTTGAGAATGGTGTGGTGGAAGAGAAGAAAAAACGCAAAAGGGGTACCGATAATGCGTTACGCAAGCTaaagaaacaaaagaaagaaCAGCGTTTGCAGATCGCCTCCGCAGGTTTAAACGGTGGATTTGCGTTTGTGCGCCCGACGGAAGCGGATGAACAATCGGCGGACGAAAGCGCgtag
- the Top3beta gene encoding DNA topoisomerase 3-beta, producing MKKVLMVAEKPSLAASLASILSNGRSTTKKASNNSCSTHEWVGPFRDERSVLFRMTSVCGHVMSLDFVGKYNSWDRVDPAELFGCPTEKKEANPKQHMRTFLASEARGCEYLVLWLDCDKEGENICYEVMDAVARIIPNVYSRNVTYRAHFSAITEKDIKGAMESLGYPNENESKSVDARQELDLRIGCAFTRFQTKFFQGRYGDLDSSLISYGPCQTPTLGFCVKRHDDIQTFKPESFWYLQLLAGQPEITLEWARGRVFKKEIAIMLMQRVKEQKEAMVESVTSKEQFKGRPQALNTVELMRICSSGLGIGPFQAMQIAERLYTQGYISYPRTETNQYPANFDLQAVLRVLQPSNEFGEEARGILGDFNAPRKGKDAGDHPPITPMKLANRSDFDKDTWRVYDFICRHFLGTVSRDLKYRTTTAKLRVGLETFTCTANVLLDPGFTKVMTWQAFGRDEAIPPFVEGEKVAINDVRLAESQTGPPDYLTEAELITLMEQHGIGTDASIPVHINNISQRNYVRIETGRKLIPTTLGIVLVHGYQKIDPELVLPTMRSEVERMLTLIAKGSADFQAVLRHAIEIFRLKFLFFVKNIASMDGLFEVSFSPLAETGKAHSRCGKCRRYMKYIQTKPARLHCSHCDETYSLPNGGNVKVYREFKCPLDDFELLAFTTGAKGRSYPFCPYCYNHPPFRDMPKNGGCNSCTHPTCPHSLNTLGISSCVECEHGILVLDCTLAPSWKLGCNRCDVIINCFKGATKVAVEEQKCTECGAQLVNVVYKSDKTKFKDSSEEKSGCVFCSNDFAHLVEKHRAVASRPVNVRVGGRGGGRGGAKGGRGGAGGGGRGGRGPRQPKDKMAQLAAYFV from the exons ATGAAGAAAGTATTGATGGTGGCGGAGAAGCCGTCTTTGGCGGCATCGCTTGCTTCTATTCTATCAAATGGGCGCAGCACGACAAAAAAAG CATCAAATAACTCTTGTTCAACGCATGAGTGGGTTGGTCCATTCCGTGATGAACGCAGCGTACTCTTTCGCATGACGTCAGTGTGCGGTCACGTCATGTCACTAGATTTCGTTGGTAAATACAACTCTTGGGATCGTGTTGATCCAGCTGAACTATTTGGCTGCCCAACCGAAAAGAAAGAAGCCAATCCCAAACAACATATGCGCACATTTTTAGCATCAGAAGCGCGAGGCTGCGAATATTTAGTACTCTGGCTCGATTGTGATAAAGAGGGTGAGAATATTTGCTATGAAGTGATGGATGCTGTGGCGCGTATCATACCAAATGTATACAGTCGCAATGTAACATATCGCGCGCACTTCTCTGCCATTACCGAAAAGGATATTAAAGGCGCTATGGAGTCACTTGGTTATCCCAATGAGAATGAATCGAAGTCGGTGGATGCGCGGCAAGAACTTGATTTGCGCATTGGCTGTGCATTTACACGCTTCCAGACGAAATTCTTCCAAGGACGCTATGGAGATTTGGATTCTTCGTTGATCTCGTATGGCCCCTGTCAAACACCCACGTTAGGTTTTTGTGTAAAACGGCATGACgatatacaaacatttaaacCGGAAAGTTTTTGGTATCTACAATTATTGGCGGGACAACCAGAAATTACATTAGAATGGGCGCGGGGGCGCGTATTCAAAAAAGAGATTGCTATCATGTTAATGCAGCGTGTTAAGGAGCAAAAGGAAGCGAT ggtgGAGAGCGTAACTTCCAAAGAGCAGTTCAAAGGACGTCCGCAGGCTTTAAACACGGTCGAGTTGATGCGTATTTGTAGTTCCGGACTGGGTATCGGTCCCTTTCAAGCCATGCAAATCGCTGAACGTTTATATACACAGGGCTATATAAGTTATCCGCGTACAGAGACCAATCAGTATCCAGCAAATTTCGATTTGCA AGCCGTGCTACGTGTGCTGCAACCCTCCAACGAATTTGGCGAAGAGGCGCGCGGTATATTGGGCGACTTCAATGCGCCGCGTAAAGGCAAAGACGCCGGTGACCATCCGCCCATCACGCCCATGAAGCTAGCCAACCGCAGCGATTTCGATAAAGACACATGGCGCGTCTACGATTTCATTTGCCGTCACTTCTTGGGCACCGTATCGCGTGATTTGAAATATCGCACAACCACCGCCAAGCTGCGTGTCGGTTTGGAGACCTTTACGTGCACCGCAAACGTATTACTCGACCCGGGTTTCACAAAAGTGATGACTTGGCAGGCATTCGGCCGTGACGAAGCTATACCACCCTTTGTGGAGGGTGAAAAGGTCGCCATAAACGATGTACGCTTGGCGGAATCTCAAACTGGACCACCGGACTACCTCACCGAGGCGGAGCTGATCACACTTATGGAGCAGCATGGTATTGGCACTGATGCCTCCATACCGGTGCATATCAACAACATTTCACAGCGTAATTATGTGCGCATCGAGACCGGACGTAAGCTGATACCAACAACGTTGGGAATCGTGCTGGTGCATGGTTATCAAAAG ATCGATCCGGAACTCGTCTTACCCACAATGCGTTCGGAGGTGGAGCGTATGCTGACTCTTATTGCCAAAGGCTCTGCCGATTTTCAAGCTGTGCTCCGACATGCCATCGAAATATTCAGACTGAAGTTTTTGTTCTTCGTCAAAAACATTGCCAGCATGGATGGTTTGTTTGAGGTTTCGTTCTCGCCATTGGCCGAAACGGGCAAGGCGCATTCGCGTTGTGGCAAGTGTCGCAGATACATGAAATACATACAA acaAAACCCGCGCGCTTGCATTGCTCACACTGCGACGAAACATATTCGCTACCGAACGGCGGTAATGTTAAGGTCTATCGTGAATTCAAATGTCCGCTGGACGATTTCGAGTTGTTGGCTTTCACCACCGGCGCCAAAGGACGTTCATACCCATTCTGCCCGTACTGCTACAATCATCCACCATTCAGGGATATGCCGAAAAATGGCGGTTGCAACTCTTGTACGCATCCCACCTGCCCTCACTCGCTCAATACGTTGGGTATTTCCAGTTGTGTGGAGTGTGAACATGGCATACTCGTGCTGGACTGCACATTGGCGCCCAGTTGGAAGTTGGGCTGCAATCGTTGCGATGTCATAATCAATTGTTTCAAGGGCGCCACCAAAGTGGCGGTGGAGG AACAAAAGTGCACGGAATGTGGCGCTCAGCTAGTCAATGTCGTTTACAAATCGGATAAAACAAAATTCAAGGACAGCAGTGAAGAGAAGAGCGGCTGCGTATTCTGTTCTAACGATTTTGCGCATCTTGTGGAGAAACATCGCGCGGTCGCATCACGTCCCGTGAATGTACGTGTTGGCGGACGTGGCGGTGGACGTGGTGGTGCTAAAGGTGGACGCGGTGGCGCAGGCGGCGGTGGACGTGGCGGACGCGGTCCACGTCAGCCAAAGGACAAAATGGCGCAACTAGCTGCATATTTTGTTTAA
- the LOC105208636 gene encoding prisilkin-39 has protein sequence MKCAPLIAALLAFCAITTTTYADAALDNAVAASTNGDEQLETAASNLNPLEDTHKQEKRYIGGAWDPYSSRLGLGLDGTSLYNSGYGGYGSYAGATGLGGVGGYGGYGGYGGYGGYGNYAGYGSAGYGPYGGYGSPYAYYNARFGGGYPYSRLGYNYPSNYYSGYTNSVVGGGLGGYAGGVVPPVGGVGAGAGYQYGPGISGTVY, from the exons ATGAAGTGCGCT CCACTAATCGCCGCTTTGCTCGCATTTTgcgcaatcacaacaacaacctaCGCCGATGCCGCGCTGGATAATGCGGTCGCAGCGTCCACGAATGGCGATGAGCAACTGGAGACCGCAGCTAGCAATCTAAATCCGCTGGAGGACACACATAAGCAGGAGAAACGTTATATTGGTGGCGCTTGGGATCCGTACTCGTCGCGTCTCGGACTCGGTTTGG atgGCACCTCGCTGTATAATTCCGGTTATGGTGGTTACGGCAGTTACGCTGGCGCTACTGGACTTGGTGGAGTCGGCGGTTATGGTGGCTACGGCGGTTATGGTGGTTATGGCGGTTATGGCAACTATGCGGGTTACGGCTCAGCTGGCTATGGTCCTTATGGCGGTTACGGCAGCCCGTACGCATACTATAATGCACGCTTCGGTGGCGGTTATCCCTACTCGCGCTTGGGCTATAACTATCCATCCAACTATTACAGTGGTTACACCAATAGCGTGGTAGGTGGCGGTTTGGGCGGCTATGCTGGTGGTGTAGTGCCGCCAGTAGGTGGCGTTGGTGCCGGTGCTGGCTACCAGTATGGACCAGGTATTTCAGGCACAGTCTATTGA